The Microbacterium luteum nucleotide sequence ACGTCGCCGTGCGCGATCTTATCGAGCGGATGCTGCACTCGACCGGTCGCCGGGTCGATCTCTCGCAGCCGTTCGTGGACGCGTCGCTTCCGGACGGCTCCCGGCTGCACGTCGTCATCCCCGACATCACGCGTCGTCACTGGGCGGTGAACATCCGGAAGTTCTCTCCCAGCCTGCGCGACCTGCGGGAGCTCGTGCGGACCGGGTCGCTCGCCCCGGAGGCGGCGGAGATCCTGTTCGACGGGGTCCGCACCGGTCGGAGCATCGTCGTGTCGGGTGCGACCCACGCGGGCAAGACGACGCTCCTCGGAGCGATCATCGCCGCCTGCACGCCGGAGACGCGCGTGGTGACCGTGGAGGAGACGTTCGAGCTGGCGGTCGAAGCCCCCGACATCGTGTCGCTGCAGGGCCGGCAGCCGAGCTTGGAGGGCAGCGGTGAGGTGAGCCTGCGACGCCTTGTGAAGGAGGCGCTCCGCATGCGGCCGGATCGCCTCGTGGTCGGCGAAGTGCGCGACGCGGAGGCGCTGGATCTCGTGTTGGCGCTGAACACGGGCGTGCCCGGCGCCGCGACCATTCACGCGAACTCGGCACGCGAGGCGCTGACCAAGCTGGCCGCCCTCCCGCTCTTGGCCGGTCGCAACATCGACGCCGGATTCATCCAGCCGGCCGTGGCCTCGTCGGTGCACCTCGTGGCGCACTGCCGTCGAGAGCCTGACGGCCGGCGTCGCGTGGTGGAGATCGTCGCCCCCACCGGCGTGGACGGCGGCGGCATCGCGGCGAAGACGCTGTATCGCGCTGAGGGTGTGTCGCCGTGACCTGGATCTGGGGTGCGACCCTGGCAGCCGGCATCCTGCTGGCGATCTCCCCCTGGGTCTGGCCGGAGCGACCGAAGCCGC carries:
- a CDS encoding CpaF family protein, encoding MTLTADPAVSVAERVRERLRREAADPSREPDRAAQIARSEVRRHNDFALARGLRPVDDEATCVRQVLATVSGFGALQVYLDDPSVEELWINAPDRIFVARAGVAERVPLTLTDVAVRDLIERMLHSTGRRVDLSQPFVDASLPDGSRLHVVIPDITRRHWAVNIRKFSPSLRDLRELVRTGSLAPEAAEILFDGVRTGRSIVVSGATHAGKTTLLGAIIAACTPETRVVTVEETFELAVEAPDIVSLQGRQPSLEGSGEVSLRRLVKEALRMRPDRLVVGEVRDAEALDLVLALNTGVPGAATIHANSAREALTKLAALPLLAGRNIDAGFIQPAVASSVHLVAHCRREPDGRRRVVEIVAPTGVDGGGIAAKTLYRAEGVSP